In Chaetodon trifascialis isolate fChaTrf1 chromosome 2, fChaTrf1.hap1, whole genome shotgun sequence, one DNA window encodes the following:
- the adra2c gene encoding alpha-2C adrenergic receptor: MDFFNSSSLEDRAEAENISSNSTSQSQYTQLAIWGLAGLVSFLILFTIVGNVLVVIAVLTSRALKPPQNLFLVSLASADILVATLVMPFSLANELMGYWFFGKIWCDIYLALDVLFCTSSIVHLCAISLDRYWSVTQAVEYNLKRTPKRVKGMIVVVWLISAVISFPPLISMDRSSNEASPQCILNDETWYILYSSIGSFFAPCVIMILVYIRIYQVAKTRTRTMSEKKRDVDSPLENGMDQAEPGRGSLKSNMGGSMKDQDRENGHCQEQAGRPPLPNEPKHPPTDHEDDFDDSSSSDEKPKKCSSSSKHQHDDRKDRKSSRKSSSASKYSSRKSRASSKSMELFSSRRKRRSTVNRKKVSAAREKRFTFVLAVVMGVFVVCWFPFFFSYSLYGICREPCQIPETLFKFFFWIGYCNSSLNPVIYTIFNQDFRRAFQKILCKSWKRSF, translated from the coding sequence CCACCTCTCAGAGCCAGTACACGCAGCTCGCCATCTGGGGTCTGGCCGGACTTGTCAGCTTTCTGATTTTGTTTACAATAGTCGGGAACGTCTTGGTCGTTATCGCCGTTTTAACGAGCAGAGCTCTGAAACCACCCCAGAACCTTTTTCTCGTCTCCCTGGCCAGTGCGGACATACTGGTGGCCACCCTGGTCATGCCCTTTTCTTTGGCAAATGAACTCATGGGCTACTGGTTTTTTGGCAAAATCTGGTGTGACATCTACCTGGCTCTGGACGTTTTGTTCTGCACCTCTTCCATTGTTCACCTGTGTGCTATTAGTTTGGACAGGTACTGGTCAGTGACACAGGCGGTAGAGTATAACTTAAAGAGAACGCCTAAAAGAGTTAAAGGGATGATTGTGGTGGTGTGGTTGATCTCGGCCGTCATCTCCTTCCCACCGCTGATATCAATGGACAGAAGCAGCAATGAGGCCAGTCCCCAGTGTATCCTGAATGATGAGACATGGTACATCCTCTACTCCAGTATTGGCTCATTCTTCGCCCCCTGTGTCATCATGATCCTGGTCTATATTCGGATCTATCAAGTGGCAAAGACCAGGACCAGAACAAtgtcagagaaaaagagggatgTGGACTCGCCACTGGAGAATGGGATGGACCAAGCCGAACCAGGCAGAGGGTCGTTGAAGTCCAACATGGGCGGGAGCATGAAAGACCAGGACCGTGAGAACGGGCATTGCCAAGAGCAGGCAGGTCGACCCCCTCTACCGAACGAGCCGAAACATCCACCAACAGACCACGAGGACGACTTTGATGACAGCAGTTCATCAGACGAGAAACCTAAAAAATGTTCCAGTTCCTCCAAACATCAGCACGACGacaggaaagacaggaagtcCAGCCGGAAGAGCAGCTCCGCCTCTAAATACTCCAGCAGGAAGTCGCGTGCCAGTTCCAAGTCTATGGAGCTGTTCTCATCTCGCCGCAAACGCAGGAGCACCGTCAATCGGAAGAAAGTCTCCGCCGCCCGGGAGAAGCGCTTCACCTTTGTTCTCGCCGTCGTCATGGGCGTTTTTGTTGTGTGCTGGTTTCCGTTCTTCTTCTCCTACAGCCTGTATGGAATCTGCCGGGAGCCGTGTCAGATCCCTGAAACGCTGTTCAAGTTCTTTTTCTGGATTGGCTACTGCAACAGCTCTCTGAACCCGGTCATCTACACCATCTTCAACCAGGACTTCCGCAGAGCCTTCCAGAAGATCCTCTGTAAGTCATGGAAACGTTCTTTCTGA